The Blautia hydrogenotrophica DSM 10507 genome window below encodes:
- a CDS encoding sigma-54-dependent transcriptional regulator: MQKIKILAVAPYEGMADTIAILASQRDDIELTAQTGDLNTGKKIAMELAHKNYDVIISRGGTAELIRSTVDLPVVDISISGYDILRTIKLAQNYSGKFVIAGFSGITSYARVLCDLLQYDIDIITFSSEENAVAALRTAKKKGCTLVLCDMTGSNAAKKLNLNSILITSGTESINDAIDEAVKLVRSSQHVYKQKDLFQALLTNEDREFLIYDPAGSLWFSSLVVDEMNVSLMHFVQTYLSAFLKVPNQCVERQIRDKIYTLKNRHLYYAEQKYTAVTIQQKEALYPEEDFGITIYNKSDQLPNDFLDFYSSSNNMGNISHMIEEYSKSRLPILMIGEIGTGKDKVASLLYENGPFDSSPFYKIDCEFMNERKWNTLISSDNSPLNSLHSTIYIKNPGALSKNQAEKLFLYLEQTNLAKRNRLLFSLVLNSDQYPETTTVRDYLENHLSCLTLKLPPLRERADDIPSITALHLHKLNVSLGKQIIGFETEAMELMTNFSWPHNLDQLQHVLKELIVITQTPYIVYQDVKHMLEQETTPSYGLPSANLDLHQTLDEINYQIIQTVLKEEHGNKEKTSRRLGISRSTLWRILKNYGK, translated from the coding sequence ATGCAGAAAATAAAAATACTCGCAGTCGCGCCCTATGAGGGCATGGCTGATACTATCGCTATCCTGGCTAGCCAGCGGGACGACATCGAGCTCACTGCACAGACCGGCGATTTGAATACTGGTAAAAAAATAGCCATGGAATTGGCCCACAAAAACTACGATGTCATCATCTCTCGCGGCGGTACTGCCGAATTAATCCGTTCTACCGTAGACCTACCCGTCGTCGATATCTCCATATCCGGCTATGATATCCTACGTACTATCAAACTTGCGCAGAATTATTCCGGAAAATTTGTCATCGCCGGTTTTTCCGGCATAACCAGTTATGCTCGTGTGCTCTGTGATTTACTTCAGTATGACATTGATATCATCACCTTCTCCAGTGAGGAGAATGCGGTCGCTGCCCTGCGTACCGCCAAAAAAAAGGGCTGTACCCTGGTCCTCTGCGATATGACCGGCTCAAACGCTGCCAAAAAGCTAAACCTGAATTCTATCCTGATTACCTCCGGAACTGAGAGCATCAATGACGCCATTGACGAGGCAGTAAAACTCGTGCGTTCCTCTCAGCATGTATACAAACAAAAAGATCTGTTTCAGGCACTCCTTACCAATGAGGACCGTGAATTTCTAATCTACGATCCTGCGGGCTCCCTTTGGTTTTCCAGTCTGGTGGTCGATGAGATGAATGTATCCCTCATGCATTTTGTCCAAACTTATCTAAGCGCTTTCCTGAAGGTTCCCAATCAATGTGTCGAAAGGCAGATTCGCGACAAAATCTATACCCTCAAGAATCGCCATCTCTATTATGCGGAACAGAAATATACCGCTGTCACCATACAGCAAAAAGAGGCGCTCTATCCTGAGGAGGACTTCGGAATTACTATTTACAATAAATCTGACCAACTGCCCAATGATTTCCTAGATTTTTACAGCAGCTCTAACAACATGGGGAACATCTCTCACATGATCGAGGAGTACAGCAAAAGTCGCCTGCCAATCCTAATGATTGGAGAAATTGGCACCGGAAAAGACAAAGTGGCCTCCCTTCTCTATGAAAACGGCCCTTTTGACAGTTCACCCTTCTACAAAATAGACTGTGAGTTTATGAATGAAAGAAAGTGGAACACCTTAATCAGCAGCGATAATTCCCCCTTAAACAGCCTCCATTCCACTATCTATATTAAAAATCCAGGAGCCCTCTCTAAGAATCAGGCCGAAAAGCTTTTTCTCTATCTGGAACAGACCAACCTAGCTAAGAGAAACCGACTTTTATTCTCTCTGGTGTTAAACTCTGATCAATACCCGGAGACTACCACCGTTCGGGATTACCTAGAAAATCATCTGTCCTGCCTAACCTTAAAGCTTCCTCCTCTAAGAGAACGCGCGGACGATATTCCCAGTATCACAGCCCTGCATTTGCACAAGCTGAACGTCTCCCTGGGAAAACAGATCATCGGTTTTGAGACAGAGGCCATGGAACTTATGACCAATTTTTCTTGGCCCCACAATTTGGACCAGTTGCAGCATGTACTGAAAGAGCTCATCGTGATCACTCAAACTCCTTATATCGTATACCAGGATGTAAAACATATGCTGGAACAGGAGACCACGCCTTCTTATGGCCTCCCTTCTGCTAATCTAGACCTCCATCAGACATTAGACGAGATCAATTACCAAATCATCCAAACTGTACTAAAAGAAGAACATGGAAACAAAGAAAAAACTTCTCGTCGGCTAGGTATTAGCCGAAGTACCCTTTGGAGAATCTTGAAAAATTACGGGAAATAA